The following coding sequences are from one Pseudomonadales bacterium window:
- a CDS encoding SlyX family protein — MVAKHSDADHPIDARQLIEMQTKLTFQEDAMQQLSDVVAQQQQDIMSLQGQMKQLISELNAVLGDLEQGSLAKSPVDQKPPHY; from the coding sequence ATGGTGGCAAAACATTCAGATGCTGATCATCCAATCGACGCAAGGCAACTGATTGAGATGCAAACCAAACTCACCTTTCAAGAAGATGCCATGCAGCAGTTAAGCGATGTGGTCGCTCAGCAGCAGCAAGATATCATGTCCTTACAGGGGCAGATGAAGCAGCTAATTTCAGAGTTAAATGCGGTATTAGGCGACTTAGAGCAGGGCAGTTTAGCGAAGTCGCCAGTTGATCAAAAACCGCCGCATTACTAG
- the dapE gene encoding succinyl-diaminopimelate desuccinylase — protein MTDETLQLTKALIAQPSVTPDDMHCQPMMAERLKPLGFECKTLSYADEHGEVDNLWAIVGDQGPLLCFAGHTDVVPPGSLDDWNSHPFEPTIRDGYLYGRGAADMKTSLAAMVVACERAAENAKQTGKSLQGRIAFLITSDEEGPASCGTVKVVEWLEANDIKIDYCVVGEPSSTDSVGDIIKNGRRGSLGCLLTVKGVQGHVAYPHLADNPIHRVAPALAELAAEEWDQGNDFFPATSFQISNINGGTGASNVIPGDVEVMFNFRFSTELTEADLRQRTEAILNKHQLDYDIDWKLSGQPFLTAEGNLVDATKQAILQTTGRATTLSTAGGTSDGRFIAPTGAQVVEIGPVNATIHKINERVKLDDIEPLTDIYQSIIETLVY, from the coding sequence ATGACCGATGAAACCCTTCAATTAACCAAAGCCTTAATTGCTCAACCTTCAGTAACCCCAGATGATATGCACTGCCAGCCAATGATGGCTGAGCGTTTAAAACCGCTGGGCTTTGAATGTAAAACTCTCAGCTATGCCGATGAGCATGGCGAGGTTGACAATTTATGGGCCATCGTTGGCGATCAGGGGCCGCTGCTGTGCTTTGCTGGCCATACCGACGTGGTGCCGCCAGGCAGTCTTGACGACTGGAATTCGCATCCATTTGAGCCCACCATACGCGATGGATATCTGTATGGCCGCGGCGCGGCAGATATGAAGACCTCATTAGCAGCCATGGTTGTTGCCTGTGAACGTGCGGCAGAGAACGCTAAACAGACCGGCAAATCGCTACAGGGTCGCATCGCTTTTCTAATCACCTCTGACGAAGAGGGTCCTGCCAGCTGCGGTACGGTAAAGGTTGTTGAATGGCTTGAAGCGAATGACATCAAAATTGATTATTGTGTGGTTGGCGAACCCTCTTCTACCGACAGCGTTGGCGATATTATTAAAAACGGTCGCCGTGGCAGCCTAGGCTGCTTACTTACTGTCAAAGGGGTTCAAGGCCATGTTGCCTACCCTCACCTAGCGGATAATCCGATACATCGGGTTGCACCAGCATTAGCCGAGTTAGCCGCTGAAGAATGGGATCAAGGCAATGACTTTTTCCCCGCCACAAGCTTTCAAATTTCCAATATTAATGGCGGCACTGGGGCAAGCAATGTGATTCCCGGCGATGTTGAGGTGATGTTTAATTTTCGCTTTTCAACCGAGTTAACCGAGGCAGACTTACGCCAGCGCACCGAGGCTATTTTGAATAAGCATCAGCTTGACTACGATATTGACTGGAAGTTATCAGGCCAGCCCTTTCTTACCGCCGAGGGTAACTTAGTCGATGCAACAAAACAGGCTATTTTACAAACCACCGGTCGCGCGACTACCTTGTCGACGGCGGGTGGTACATCTGATGGCCGCTTTATTGCACCCACCGGTGCGCAGGTCGTTGAGATTGGTCCGGTCAACGCGACTATTCATAAAATTAACGAGCGCGTGAAGCTAGACGATATTGAGCCTTTAACCGATATCTACCAATCCATCATCGAGACGCTAGTTTACTGA
- a CDS encoding type II secretion system protein M produces the protein MMDALRQKFLALEKRDQSMLIVLMVALVAYVLVGLIWLGLLDSKQQLENRVSANQQLIGSMQTTVSQIRQLQGNNPSTANTRSLSQLAQQAAKKAELKMSRFQPKGDEAQVWLDKVPFDRLLVFMSTIEQQYAVTVLSVSMNSANQAGLVNARIKFTK, from the coding sequence ATGATGGACGCATTACGGCAAAAATTTTTAGCACTCGAAAAGCGCGATCAAAGCATGCTCATAGTGCTGATGGTGGCATTAGTGGCTTACGTATTGGTGGGTTTAATTTGGTTAGGTTTACTGGATAGTAAGCAGCAGCTTGAAAATCGTGTGTCGGCTAATCAGCAGCTAATAGGCTCTATGCAAACCACGGTGAGCCAGATTCGCCAGCTACAAGGCAATAACCCCAGTACCGCTAACACTAGATCTTTGTCGCAATTAGCTCAACAGGCTGCCAAAAAGGCTGAGCTCAAGATGTCACGGTTTCAGCCTAAGGGCGATGAGGCTCAGGTATGGCTTGATAAAGTGCCGTTTGATCGCTTATTAGTGTTTATGTCTACGATTGAGCAGCAATACGCCGTAACGGTGCTGTCGGTATCGATGAACTCTGCAAATCAAGCAGGTTTGGTCAATGCCAGAATTAAATTTACAAAGTAG
- a CDS encoding YdcH family protein: MLGEKHTLSHDFPEFDDVIEYLLNHNHAFQQENKRYNALDREIRTLELNNGPIEDLAMQRLKQSRAELKDQLYRQLKQHRH; encoded by the coding sequence ATGCTTGGAGAAAAGCACACGCTGAGTCATGACTTTCCCGAGTTTGACGACGTTATTGAATACCTGCTTAACCATAACCATGCATTTCAACAGGAGAATAAACGCTACAATGCACTGGACCGCGAAATCCGTACGCTGGAGCTAAATAATGGCCCAATAGAAGATTTAGCCATGCAACGGCTAAAGCAAAGCCGTGCAGAACTGAAAGATCAGCTGTATCGACAGCTTAAGCAACATCGTCATTGA
- a CDS encoding AarF/ABC1/UbiB kinase family protein, with amino-acid sequence MLKEIISSARQARRVSQTTAAMNKLAFTMLKSSNRRAEFPFELQKTMQSLGATYVKLGQLIASSPTLFPLEYVDAFQDCLDQTEKLPFADIQQILEQELGVRLKTRFRYIDPRPLASASIAQVHAAELIDGTQVVLKVQKPGVQQLLETDFQFIKFSTQLIEMISPKSWKSSLSDIIEEIRHGMLEECDFRQEVDNIQEFASFLQQQQIDAVVVPKVYRELCSRQVITMQRFFGVPLSDTAAVRAISNDPQLALMQALETWFLSLRHCHLYHADLHAGNVMMLENGQIGFIDFGIVGRISDKTWEGMMSLGVHVPNQDFNGIAEALLQIGATSESVQTTVFADDLARIWRKLSSDQLLDQAEPDEFWKVLTLDLSKVSKRHGIRFPREFTLLVKQFLYFDRYMRILAPDASMFDDANFDQMLYST; translated from the coding sequence ATGCTTAAAGAAATCATCTCCAGTGCCAGACAGGCCAGACGTGTCAGTCAAACCACGGCTGCCATGAATAAGCTTGCCTTTACCATGTTAAAAAGCAGCAACCGCCGCGCGGAGTTTCCGTTTGAGCTGCAAAAGACCATGCAGTCATTAGGTGCCACCTATGTCAAACTGGGTCAATTGATCGCTAGCTCGCCGACCTTGTTCCCCCTCGAATATGTCGATGCCTTTCAAGATTGTTTGGACCAAACTGAAAAGCTGCCCTTTGCAGACATACAGCAGATTTTAGAGCAAGAGCTCGGGGTGCGCTTAAAAACCCGTTTTCGCTATATCGACCCAAGGCCCTTAGCCTCAGCTTCGATTGCCCAAGTGCATGCGGCCGAGCTAATTGATGGCACCCAAGTGGTGTTAAAAGTGCAAAAACCTGGGGTACAGCAACTGTTAGAAACGGATTTTCAGTTTATTAAATTTTCTACCCAGCTGATTGAAATGATTAGCCCAAAGTCTTGGAAATCATCGCTGAGCGATATCATTGAAGAAATTCGACATGGCATGCTGGAAGAGTGTGACTTTCGGCAAGAGGTCGACAATATTCAAGAATTTGCGAGCTTTCTGCAACAGCAGCAAATTGATGCGGTTGTCGTGCCTAAAGTCTATCGCGAGCTCTGCTCGCGGCAGGTGATTACCATGCAGCGTTTCTTTGGCGTGCCCTTATCCGACACCGCTGCGGTTAGGGCGATTAGTAATGACCCTCAGCTGGCATTGATGCAGGCATTAGAAACTTGGTTTTTATCGTTACGGCACTGCCACCTTTATCATGCCGATTTACACGCTGGCAATGTGATGATGTTAGAAAACGGGCAAATTGGCTTTATCGACTTTGGCATTGTTGGNCGGATTTCCGATAAGACCTGGGAAGGCATGATGTCATTAGGCGTGCATGTGCCGAATCAAGATTTCAACGGCATTGCTGAGGCGCTGCTGCAGATTGGCGCCACCAGCGAATCGGTGCAAACAACAGTATTCGCCGATGACCTGGCCCGTATTTGGCGAAAATTATCCAGTGATCAACTGCTCGATCAAGCTGAGCCGGATGAGTTTTGGAAAGTGCTGACCCTTGATCTGTCAAAAGTCAGTAAGCGGCATGGTATTCGCTTTCCGCGCGAGTTTACCTTGCTGGTGAAGCAGTTTCTTTATTTTGACCGCTATATGCGTATCTTAGCGCCAGATGCCTCTATGTTTGACGACGCTAACTTTGACCAGATGCTTTATTCGACATAA
- a CDS encoding AEC family transporter: MLIAILAVIAPIFFAAALGFIWSALKQPYNAEFVSRLVMNIGCPCLIISTLSQATISMNDFSQVALATLLLLAMYYPINRLLIRCLADDTRSYMSSLTFANTGNMGVPICLFAFGDTALALALTVFMVTSMLHFSLGVAWTSGKPALQTLFKSPVFYSALLSIVIVLNQISLPLAVMNSLSLVGDMAIPLMLFSLGVSLHSLRINDVAKSSFYAAARLFVGFILGYAVVELLALEGLIRGVILIQAAMPSAVFNYLIAATFKQQAEKVAAVVVISTLMSFCSLPLLLWFVMQQVSLT, from the coding sequence ATGTTGATCGCAATTCTCGCTGTCATTGCGCCGATATTTTTTGCAGCGGCATTGGGGTTTATTTGGTCGGCTTTGAAACAACCTTATAATGCTGAGTTTGTTTCGCGCCTGGTGATGAATATTGGCTGTCCTTGTCTGATTATTTCAACACTTAGTCAGGCAACGATTTCGATGAATGATTTTAGCCAAGTTGCATTGGCAACATTGCTGCTTCTAGCGATGTATTATCCGATTAATCGCTTGTTGATTCGCTGCCTAGCTGACGATACCCGCAGCTATATGTCCAGCCTGACGTTTGCCAATACCGGTAATATGGGAGTGCCCATCTGCTTATTTGCATTTGGTGACACAGCATTGGCGTTGGCACTGACGGTATTTATGGTCACTTCGATGCTGCATTTTTCATTGGGAGTTGCATGGACTAGCGGCAAGCCAGCGTTGCAAACGTTGTTCAAATCACCGGTGTTTTATTCAGCGTTGCTGTCGATTGTCATTGTTCTGAATCAGATTAGTCTGCCCTTAGCTGTGATGAATAGTCTAAGCCTTGTGGGCGATATGGCCATTCCGTTAATGCTGTTTTCTTTAGGGGTTTCACTGCACAGTTTGCGCATTAACGATGTTGCTAAAAGCTCTTTCTATGCGGCAGCAAGACTGTTTGTCGGGTTTATCTTGGGCTATGCTGTTGTAGAGTTATTAGCGCTCGAGGGTTTGATTCGCGGTGTGATTCTGATTCAGGCTGCGATGCCGTCAGCAGTGTTTAATTATTTGATCGCGGCAACATTCAAGCAACAAGCCGAGAAAGTGGCAGCTGTGGTGGTTATATCGACCCTGATGTCATTTTGTAGCCTACCCCTGCTGCTGTGGTTTGTCATGCAGCAGGTGTCACTCACTTAG
- a CDS encoding response regulator produces MFKRLPISFKIGLIAAIGLVGFAIYQAVNYRLSVDIRDRLAYLIEDEFQVLQFSNYLQINFNQLDELYQAALAEADLDTLDEANQQAKNIENEFAYVQARYQLPAEEFNQLQSSFTQYQRSIASHTRRVIENELNYDQIIAGYDSIYTQREQYLKLQKSFLNNRYQSFDSQLQTINDDEKFIVEFGLILGLILFLVLGLFSLLIIQRVVTAFQNAVEFAHAIAAGDLDASLQTKARDETGQLVQSLNSMRFVLKRENQHRLQREAAQLFLTGLDDSMRGDPGVDQLIENVCEYLQASISKIHAMGFYLRVDEDSLVLQQQSGVDQILSFDQVINLDEGKAGEAAIEKQAIQYFGLYDRQDDEADELLSDTSIHEKPAHWLIFPILLDQELVAQLVFSAADSSVTNKLKVLLLQANNSIAVAINSAQTRKKVAFMLEQTQQQAKELQRQRYELGVINDQLEDKTRDLDRQKSEVLEKNELLEASQIELLDKSKALELSGKYKSQFLSIMSHELRTPLNSILLLSDALLENRDRQLSNEEVKHAQVIHNAGEELLNLINDILDLSKVEEGKMDVVFDTLKPIDIANELTMQFEMLANNKNLSFSCQVQATAPEVIYTDKHRLFQILKNFISNAFKFTEYGSVTVVIDKASDEDLLKMLDSDGLDRDHEFVSFNVVDTGIGIPLDKQSIVFDAFKQADGTTSRKFGGTGLGLTISKELALLLGGSVSLSSAGIGSGSEFAVAIPVGSANAMLQQEQSVKVSLLDQADSGYLATDLIQRFPLPESLPSETILYVCDSQHRLDLIETLLADFPLKLVIKNKADALLAFLAKVRPIAIVVEGDCPALIEALLKLDDLPPVFSIACSHAELNQLALQTYRYCNPASFESIFDHLLLSKPGSPARTLFIEDNAVFHEVIRSVFAKQGLSVDIVTSAEQSLQMLYQQSYELVIVDLNLPDFSGLDIIRVIRSMPVYLDKHIALFTAEDLLADKRRVLLSYADEIIVKSPHGVQDIAVQAKQLIKQRRLATYSTSSDMAQSLSSGDILAQKSLQDKTILLVDDDTRNLYSMSTTLQSQGVRVFQASNGKAALDILMAETSIELVLLDIMMPDMDGYEVLKHLRNSPSLANIPVIALTAKAMLGDRQKCLDAGATDYLSKPVLVKQLFNRIHMHLV; encoded by the coding sequence ATGTTTAAACGTCTGCCGATCAGTTTCAAAATTGGCCTGATTGCGGCAATTGGCCTGGTTGGCTTTGCTATTTATCAAGCGGTTAACTACCGTCTTTCCGTTGATATTCGCGATAGACTCGCTTACCTGATCGAAGATGAGTTTCAGGTACTGCAGTTTTCCAATTATTTACAAATCAATTTTAATCAGCTTGATGAGCTGTACCAAGCTGCGCTGGCAGAGGCCGATTTAGATACGCTAGATGAGGCCAACCAACAAGCAAAAAATATTGAGAATGAATTTGCCTACGTTCAGGCACGTTATCAACTGCCAGCAGAAGAGTTTAATCAGCTGCAAAGCTCGTTTACGCAATATCAGCGCAGTATCGCAAGTCACACCCGCAGGGTCATTGAAAATGAACTGAACTATGATCAAATTATTGCCGGCTACGACAGTATCTATACACAACGTGAACAATATCTAAAGTTACAGAAAAGCTTCCTGAACAATCGCTACCAGTCCTTTGATAGCCAACTACAGACTATTAACGACGATGAGAAATTTATTGTTGAGTTTGGCTTGATCTTAGGCTTGATTCTTTTTCTGGTGTTGGGCTTGTTCTCACTGTTGATCATTCAACGGGTAGTGACGGCCTTTCAGAATGCGGTTGAATTTGCACATGCCATTGCTGCGGGTGATCTCGATGCCAGTTTACAAACCAAGGCTCGTGACGAAACCGGTCAATTGGTACAGTCGCTAAACTCAATGCGCTTTGTGCTGAAGCGTGAGAATCAACACCGTTTGCAGCGCGAGGCGGCGCAGTTATTTTTGACCGGTCTAGACGACAGCATGCGCGGCGACCCTGGCGTTGATCAGCTTATCGAGAATGTCTGTGAATATTTACAGGCTAGTATCAGCAAAATTCATGCGATGGGTTTTTATTTGCGTGTTGATGAAGATAGTCTGGTGTTACAACAGCAAAGCGGTGTGGATCAGATTCTCAGTTTTGACCAAGTTATTAACCTTGATGAGGGCAAAGCTGGAGAGGCGGCGATTGAAAAGCAAGCGATACAATATTTCGGGCTTTACGATCGACAAGACGATGAAGCTGATGAGCTGCTCAGCGATACCTCGATACATGAAAAGCCTGCGCATTGGTTAATCTTCCCAATTTTATTAGACCAGGAGCTGGTTGCGCAATTAGTGTTTAGTGCAGCCGACTCAAGCGTAACCAATAAATTAAAGGTCTTATTACTGCAGGCGAATAACAGTATTGCGGTTGCTATTAATTCAGCGCAAACGCGAAAAAAAGTAGCCTTCATGCTTGAACAAACGCAGCAGCAAGCAAAAGAGTTGCAGCGTCAACGCTATGAGCTTGGTGTGATTAATGATCAACTGGAAGATAAGACTCGAGATTTAGATAGACAAAAATCTGAAGTGTTAGAGAAGAACGAACTGCTAGAAGCTTCGCAGATTGAGCTATTAGATAAGTCAAAAGCACTGGAATTGTCGGGTAAATATAAATCGCAGTTTTTATCGATCATGTCGCACGAGTTGCGAACACCTTTAAACAGTATCTTATTACTCTCAGACGCCTTACTAGAAAATCGCGATCGACAACTCTCCAATGAAGAAGTCAAGCATGCGCAGGTTATCCATAATGCGGGTGAAGAATTATTGAATTTGATTAATGACATCCTAGACCTCTCTAAAGTTGAAGAAGGAAAAATGGATGTCGTATTTGACACCTTGAAACCCATCGATATAGCTAATGAGCTAACGATGCAGTTTGAGATGTTAGCAAACAATAAAAATCTTTCTTTTTCTTGTCAGGTGCAAGCCACTGCACCCGAGGTCATTTATACCGATAAGCATAGATTGTTTCAGATACTGAAAAATTTCATATCTAATGCCTTTAAATTTACTGAGTATGGCTCTGTGACTGTAGTGATTGATAAGGCTAGCGATGAAGATTTATTGAAGATGTTAGATAGCGATGGTCTTGATCGCGATCATGAATTTGTCAGTTTTAACGTGGTTGATACCGGTATTGGTATCCCCTTAGACAAACAATCGATTGTGTTTGATGCATTTAAGCAGGCTGATGGCACCACTAGCCGAAAGTTCGGCGGCACAGGCCTTGGTTTAACTATCTCGAAAGAGCTGGCTCTATTACTCGGTGGCTCAGTGAGTTTAAGCAGTGCAGGCATTGGCAGTGGCTCTGAATTTGCAGTTGCAATACCGGTTGGTTCGGCCAATGCCATGCTGCAGCAAGAACAGTCTGTCAAAGTTTCCTTATTAGATCAGGCCGACAGCGGCTATTTAGCAACGGATTTGATTCAGCGCTTTCCCTTGCCTGAAAGCTTACCGAGCGAGACGATTTTATACGTTTGCGATTCACAACACCGTCTTGATCTGATCGAAACCTTGCTGGCGGATTTTCCGTTAAAGTTGGTGATAAAAAATAAAGCGGATGCACTACTGGCATTTTTAGCAAAAGTGCGGCCGATTGCCATTGTGGTAGAGGGTGACTGTCCGGCACTTATTGAGGCTTTGCTTAAGCTTGATGATTTACCGCCAGTATTTAGCATTGCCTGTAGCCACGCTGAGCTTAATCAGCTTGCTTTGCAGACTTATCGATACTGCAACCCAGCAAGCTTTGAATCCATCTTTGACCACTTATTGCTGAGTAAGCCTGGCTCGCCAGCCAGAACCTTGTTCATCGAAGATAATGCTGTCTTTCACGAAGTGATTCGCTCGGTGTTTGCTAAGCAAGGCTTAAGTGTAGATATTGTTACTAGCGCTGAGCAATCGCTGCAGATGCTCTACCAGCAAAGCTATGAGCTGGTGATTGTCGATCTGAATCTACCCGATTTTTCAGGTTTAGATATTATTCGAGTGATCCGCTCAATGCCGGTATATTTAGATAAACATATTGCGCTGTTTACCGCGGAAGATTTATTGGCTGATAAGCGTCGTGTATTACTGTCTTATGCTGACGAAATCATCGTTAAATCACCGCATGGTGTGCAAGATATCGCCGTGCAGGCTAAACAGTTGATTAAGCAAAGGCGTTTAGCAACCTACAGCACATCATCAGATATGGCGCAAAGCCTCAGCAGCGGCGATATCTTGGCGCAGAAAAGTTTGCAAGATAAAACTATTTTGCTGGTCGATGATGATACACGCAATTTATACTCTATGAGCACGACTCTGCAAAGTCAGGGTGTTCGCGTTTTTCAAGCCAGTAATGGTAAAGCAGCATTAGACATATTGATGGCAGAAACCTCGATCGAGCTGGTGTTGTTAGATATTATGATGCCAGATATGGACGGCTATGAGGTGTTAAAACATCTGCGCAATAGTCCCTCACTGGCCAATATTCCAGTGATTGCATTAACTGCGAAGGCGATGCTGGGTGATCGGCAAAAATGTCTGGATGCAGGTGCCACCGATTACCTGTCAAAACCGGTATTGGTAAAGCAATTATTCAATCGTATTCATATGCATCTGGTTTAG
- a CDS encoding two pore domain potassium channel family protein codes for MEFTLDFSRTFFQVMLLISPILISLSSLIIGLGQVVGKIERWDRLDSLYWSLITATTVGYGDIRPKQHLSRVIAIAIAIMGVIFTGILVSIAIEATRHSVAIHVNAERLESYRQSEQLDLIDSDLQLYVE; via the coding sequence ATGGAGTTTACCCTAGACTTTAGCCGGACGTTTTTTCAGGTGATGCTGCTGATTTCGCCCATTTTAATCAGCCTGTCCAGCCTGATTATTGGGCTGGGCCAAGTGGTTGGCAAAATCGAGCGCTGGGACCGCTTAGACAGCCTGTATTGGTCACTGATCACGGCGACTACCGTTGGCTATGGTGACATCCGCCCGAAGCAGCACCTCTCGCGCGTGATTGCCATCGCCATCGCGATTATGGGGGTTATTTTCACCGGCATTTTAGTGTCTATTGCGATCGAAGCTACTCGCCATAGTGTGGCGATTCACGTCAATGCCGAGCGATTAGAATCCTATCGGCAGTCTGAACAGCTAGATCTGATCGACTCAGATTTACAGCTTTATGTCGAATAA
- the gspN gene encoding type II secretion system protein N — translation MKRNVLVASLASFALLILLALKMPSDFLLYQLAQRSGMLYLDNVQGSLFSGSAQHVQIKFPAGTLKRQSYILELGTVEWRLKPWSLLMSDINLAVSARQADQFVDAAIVYDFLSDKLTVNDSQARLDITWLSQFYRLPAKLAGQIDLDVQALALWLDVIPSSTKLPQIDALEAQLVINDLAVSIQKDAYLGDFGINMRQQDNQLQANLSDIDAAFNLSGMANIELDDQRYEVDLNVQPTAETDTVISQTLNFIARKQSNGDYRLQYSGQLN, via the coding sequence ATGAAAAGAAACGTATTAGTTGCCAGCTTGGCTAGCTTTGCCTTGCTGATTCTATTGGCTTTGAAAATGCCGTCAGACTTCTTACTTTACCAGCTAGCACAGCGAAGCGGCATGCTATATCTTGATAATGTGCAGGGCAGTTTATTTTCCGGTTCTGCGCAACACGTGCAAATTAAATTCCCTGCTGGTACCTTGAAGCGACAGAGTTATATTCTTGAACTTGGCACGGTTGAGTGGCGGCTCAAGCCTTGGTCGCTATTGATGAGCGATATTAATCTGGCTGTTAGCGCGCGTCAGGCAGATCAATTTGTTGATGCAGCTATTGTTTATGATTTTCTTAGCGATAAGCTTACCGTTAATGACAGCCAAGCACGCTTAGATATTACCTGGTTAAGTCAATTTTATCGTTTGCCAGCAAAGCTTGCAGGCCAAATTGATCTAGATGTTCAAGCTTTAGCGCTTTGGTTAGATGTTATACCAAGCTCGACCAAGCTCCCTCAGATTGATGCACTTGAGGCGCAGCTGGTGATTAATGATCTTGCTGTAAGTATCCAAAAAGATGCCTATTTGGGTGATTTTGGTATCAATATGCGTCAGCAAGATAATCAACTGCAGGCGAATCTCAGCGATATTGATGCGGCATTTAATCTTTCCGGCATGGCAAATATAGAATTAGATGATCAGCGCTATGAAGTTGATCTCAATGTACAGCCGACAGCAGAGACGGATACGGTTATCAGCCAAACCTTAAACTTTATTGCTCGTAAACAGAGCAACGGTGACTATCGTTTACAATATTCAGGTCAGCTGAATTAA
- a CDS encoding D-2-hydroxyacid dehydrogenase has translation MHATILDYQSLCPDDLALDALFDCQIGGQRINWTCYDSTQPEQTAARVSKQDIILTNKVVLDADLLAANTQLKLIIILATGTNNVDLTAARAMGIAVANIVAYSTESVVQQTFAMLLSLKSQLPAYTAAVSQGKWSRSDFFGLLDYQINEVAGETLAIIGYGTIGRRVKQVAEALGMQVIIAESLSGEADHSNKRVPLDQIYRQADVISIHSPLSDQSKNLIDARAFALMKSSAIVLNLGRGGIVNESDLISALKQGDIAAAATDVLSQEPPAANHPMLADDIPNLMITPHTAWASRQARQQLIEQVIEILQSLANPTIVNQVN, from the coding sequence ATGCACGCGACCATTCTTGATTATCAAAGCTTATGCCCTGACGACCTAGCGCTTGATGCATTATTTGACTGCCAGATTGGTGGTCAGCGCATCAACTGGACTTGCTATGACAGCACTCAGCCTGAACAAACCGCTGCGCGGGTGTCAAAACAAGACATTATTTTAACCAATAAAGTGGTTCTAGACGCTGATCTATTAGCGGCAAATACGCAGTTAAAGCTGATTATAATCTTGGCAACCGGCACAAATAATGTGGATTTAACGGCTGCTCGTGCGATGGGTATTGCTGTGGCGAATATTGTTGCCTATTCGACAGAGTCGGTGGTGCAGCAGACTTTTGCGATGCTGCTATCTTTAAAAAGTCAGTTGCCTGCTTACACCGCAGCGGTTAGCCAAGGCAAATGGAGTCGCAGTGACTTTTTTGGTTTATTGGACTATCAAATTAATGAGGTTGCAGGTGAAACCTTAGCGATCATTGGCTATGGCACGATTGGTCGGCGTGTTAAGCAGGTTGCTGAGGCTTTAGGCATGCAGGTCATTATTGCCGAGAGCTTAAGCGGTGAAGCGGATCACAGCAATAAGCGAGTGCCGCTGGATCAGATTTATCGTCAGGCCGATGTTATTTCTATACATAGCCCATTAAGCGATCAAAGTAAGAATTTGATCGATGCCCGTGCATTTGCATTGATGAAATCATCGGCGATTGTATTAAACTTAGGCCGAGGTGGTATTGTTAACGAGTCAGATTTAATCAGCGCACTGAAGCAAGGGGATATAGCCGCTGCGGCTACCGATGTTTTAAGTCAGGAGCCCCCCGCGGCTAATCACCCAATGCTTGCTGACGATATACCGAATTTGATGATCACACCGCATACCGCATGGGCCAGCCGACAGGCAAGACAGCAGCTGATTGAACAGGTGATTGAGATATTGCAAAGTTTAGCGAATCCCACTATTGTCAACCAAGTGAATTAA